A segment of the Oscillatoria salina IIICB1 genome:
TTGGGCATTTTTTGGCAAAACATAAGGATCGGCGATGAAATAATCAATAGCTGGTAGTCCCGAAGCATCCCAGCCCAGCCAAGTAACTTGTATTGGTGCGGGTTTCAATGCCATCACTGTACAAGTAGTATCTAAGGTAACGCTGTCCAAGTCAACGAGAATATCAATTTCATCTTCTCTAATTTGGGTAGCAATAGCTGCGGTATCGACACCAAAGCTGCGAACAGTATCTACTTTTTCCACAAACCAATTTTGCGTAAATGGGTTTTCGAGATTTTGGTTGATTAAGTAAAGATAAGTTTGGCAAGATTCTGCATCGCTATAGTGAAAAAGCCACCGACTCAACCAACCCACAGAATGAGAACGTAAGGTACTAGCAAGATAACCTATTTTTAAACGTCGCGATTTTGCTAAATTATTTGACCAAGATTGCTTAAATAAATCTGGACGCAGGGCTTGTAAATTTTCTTGGAAAATTTGAGCTACCTGATTTTGGAACCAACGATCTTCTTCTGGCCGATCTTGAAGATAAGGTAAAAAAGATGTATCTACAATTATACTGTTGCGAACAACTTCCGGTTGAGCAGTAGTTTGATGTTTCTCAAAGATTGACAAGAGTAAAGACTTATGATTTTTTGCCACTGGTGCGGCTTCTCCCCAAGCACCCGCCGATAGTAAAACTTTAAGTAACTCATGGTTTGCTACCAGTTTTGAGTTGAGACTATGACAGCGTTTATATAAATCTTTTGCTACTTGAATCGCTTCTTGATAGCATCCTGCTTTTAGGTAAAAACTTGACAAATGCTTTTGAGGATCGAGATTATTTGGCTCTAGCTGAAGACAAAGCTCCATCAAGCGAGCAGCAAATTTCGGTTCGTGGTATTTATGAGCTATCTGAGTTGCAGTTTTAATAGCAGGATAAATAAATTCTGCTGGCTTTTGAATATAAGGAAGACAAGCTTCGACAAATTTTAAAGTTTCTGCGGAAGGAAATTCTAAAAATTGGATAATTATTTTTAAGAGTAACTTTGAATCTATATCCCCAGGCTGATGTTTAGTCAATAATTCTGTGAGATGCCAATCTTGTAGTAGCTCATCAGAAAAATTGTTAATTTCTAGAGATAATTCTAGTAAATAAAGTACATTTTCGAGATAATTAGGAGCAATTTCACGTAAATGTTGCCGGATTAGCCAACTAATCTCTTGATGATTTAATTCTTTTTGTCTTTCAGCTTCTTTAGTCAGTATTTGCACTAATTCTTGAATCCATTTTGCTTCTGTATCGGGAGTAGCTTGAGCAAGAGCCAAAAACCAAGTTGTTTGAGCTACTTCTTCTTCTCCGCTTAACAGATAAGCAAGTCCTAAATACCAATAACTAGCAGTGTTATTCTCATCAGTTTCAATGTTTTGTTCGCAAAAATTAATTAATTCCTGGTAATTATCCTCTGAAAGTAGGGTTTCTGCTTGCTGGAGAAAATTCATTTTAATTACCTAAAAAACAATGGGTAATCTCTAAAGATTACCCGTTAAATTTAGATTTGTTTCTTAAAAGTCAGTTTTGCTGACTTGGTACGCCAAAAATTTTGGCAGTTTTAGTGAAAAGCAACACTAAGAATGTGTAAGTAAAATTGAGCGTCAGGTGTAGGTTGAATTGACAATATTTAACTCAAAAAACTTCTTTTTGGGCGGCACATCTAACTTAAGTGCAAAATACATCAACTTTACTCTTACCCAAAATCTTAGCTGCCGCCACAGCCACCGCCTGCTCCGCCCGATCCTACTTAACTTCCTAAAGCTTTACTAGCATTCTGACAACTAGGTGGCTGATTGGTGGTCGCGTTGGATTTGATATAATTTAATGAAGCAAAACCACCAACTAATCCAGGTACATCTGATTGACAAATAATCGAACCAGTAACAGCATTATTCGATTTGTTGGTATAGGCTTCTACGCCACCTTCATAACTACGCCATTCTCCTAGTGCATTTGCAGTTGTAATGACTAGGGTGCCATCAGTGTCATCAGGCTCCATATTGTAGTTATAATTCTTAGTTGTTGTTGTACCAGTGTCACCAGTAAGACTACCAGTAGCTAACTCGTCATAGCTAGTAGCAAAGCTTCCATCTTCACCAGCATATCTGATGCCTTGTTGTTTGTTAACTGTAGCGACGTTTTGTTTCGCTTCTGACTCTTTGGCTTTGTTACTTTGGTTGAGGAAGTTAGGTAAAGCAATAGCAGCCAAAATACCGATAATGATGATTACAACCAATAGCTCAATCAGGGTAAAACCTGCATTTGCTTTTTTCTTGTTGAGGAGTTGGAGGTATTTTAATTTCAGGTCGCTCTTCATTTTTTAGTCTCTCCTTGAGGTTGGAAATTGCTTGCTTTTTC
Coding sequences within it:
- a CDS encoding O-linked N-acetylglucosamine transferase, SPINDLY family protein, whose protein sequence is MNFLQQAETLLSEDNYQELINFCEQNIETDENNTASYWYLGLAYLLSGEEEVAQTTWFLALAQATPDTEAKWIQELVQILTKEAERQKELNHQEISWLIRQHLREIAPNYLENVLYLLELSLEINNFSDELLQDWHLTELLTKHQPGDIDSKLLLKIIIQFLEFPSAETLKFVEACLPYIQKPAEFIYPAIKTATQIAHKYHEPKFAARLMELCLQLEPNNLDPQKHLSSFYLKAGCYQEAIQVAKDLYKRCHSLNSKLVANHELLKVLLSAGAWGEAAPVAKNHKSLLLSIFEKHQTTAQPEVVRNSIIVDTSFLPYLQDRPEEDRWFQNQVAQIFQENLQALRPDLFKQSWSNNLAKSRRLKIGYLASTLRSHSVGWLSRWLFHYSDAESCQTYLYLINQNLENPFTQNWFVEKVDTVRSFGVDTAAIATQIREDEIDILVDLDSVTLDTTCTVMALKPAPIQVTWLGWDASGLPAIDYFIADPYVLPKNAQEYYRETIWRLPQTYVAVNGFEIGIPTLRRDRLNIPEDAVVYLSSQRGFKRHPETTRLQMRILKNVDNSYFLIKGTADKETIQKFFTEIAEAEKVDPRRLIFLDIDRDEYTHRANLQIADVVLDTFPYNGATTTLETLWLGIPLVTRVGKQFAARNSYAFMTNVGVTEGIATTAEEYVEWGIRFGTDESLRQKVAWKLQKSRQTSPLWNAKQFTREMENAYRQMWQRYNS
- a CDS encoding type IV pilin-like G/H family protein, whose product is MKSDLKLKYLQLLNKKKANAGFTLIELLVVIIIIGILAAIALPNFLNQSNKAKESEAKQNVATVNKQQGIRYAGEDGSFATSYDELATGSLTGDTGTTTTKNYNYNMEPDDTDGTLVITTANALGEWRSYEGGVEAYTNKSNNAVTGSIICQSDVPGLVGGFASLNYIKSNATTNQPPSCQNASKALGS